A window of bacterium genomic DNA:
TATTCGGGTGGTGGGGATATTTTTCAGTAAACGGTCAAAAGTATTTTGACGAAATGGATGGTATGATTCCTTTCTTTGCATTATGCATTTCTATAATACTGTTTTTAGGTTTATTGTTGATATATCTTTTTTCAAAACTCAGAAGTCAAGCCAATGAAATTCAGTAGTCAGGAAGAATACGGATTACGCTGTCTGATCCAGATCGGCAAGCATCACCATTTGGGCGGCAGGACGATTCCTCAGATCAGCGAAGCGGAAGGCATCAGCATTCCGCATGTTGCAAAGCTTACACGATTGTTGCGTCTTGGCGGATTTATCGAAAGCACGCGAGGACAAGACGGCGGCTACGCCCTATCGCGGAGACCTGAAGAAATTTCGGTCGCTGATGTACTGGCCGTACTTGGCGGCCGGCTCTTTGAAGCCGATTTTTGCGAAAAACATGCCGGTGTCGAAGATAT
This region includes:
- a CDS encoding Rrf2 family transcriptional regulator, with protein sequence MKFSSQEEYGLRCLIQIGKHHHLGGRTIPQISEAEGISIPHVAKLTRLLRLGGFIESTRGQDGGYALSRRPEEISVADVLAVLGGRLFEADFCEKHAGVEDMCNHNVGCSVKGLWQTIQQAVDQVVTKITLKDLIATDEPVPTTIQIPESIRSVV